From the Desulfovibrio sp. JY genome, one window contains:
- the tsaD gene encoding tRNA (adenosine(37)-N6)-threonylcarbamoyltransferase complex transferase subunit TsaD, whose translation MLCLGLETSCDETAVALCEDGRPVAEKLASQIDVHALFGGVVPELASREHLRRMGPLLRALFADSGLTLADVDAVAVARGPGLLGSLLIGLATAKGLALGAGKPLIGVDHLHAHLMAATIGREVPYPALGLLVSGGHTQIMLLRSALDIAVMGRTVDDAAGEAFDKAAKSLNLPYPGGIYIDVLGRDIEADHTLFPRPFLDNHHLDFSFSGLKTAVATYVAAHGELRLPVMPSPGGAIDPNVWPMPMRRVCAALNFAIADTLRVKMERALDSRDTGPVRALLAAGGVAANSRIREMLTDLAARRGLPLFLPRRELCADNATMIAATGCLLGRAGLTHGLDCDAVPRGRRVPWDYREGPPLGRASVDRRPAPQ comes from the coding sequence ATGCTTTGTCTTGGCCTCGAGACCTCCTGCGACGAGACGGCCGTGGCCCTTTGCGAGGACGGCCGTCCCGTGGCGGAAAAGCTCGCTTCCCAGATCGATGTGCACGCGCTTTTCGGCGGTGTGGTGCCGGAGTTGGCCTCGCGGGAGCATCTGCGCCGCATGGGGCCGCTTCTGCGCGCGCTTTTCGCCGATTCGGGCCTGACCCTGGCCGATGTCGACGCCGTGGCCGTGGCCCGGGGCCCGGGGCTTCTGGGCAGCCTGCTCATCGGTCTGGCCACGGCCAAGGGACTCGCCCTCGGAGCCGGCAAGCCGCTTATCGGCGTGGACCATCTCCATGCCCACCTCATGGCCGCGACCATCGGCCGGGAGGTGCCGTATCCGGCCCTGGGGTTGCTCGTTTCCGGCGGGCATACCCAGATCATGCTGCTGCGTTCGGCTCTCGATATCGCGGTTATGGGGCGCACCGTCGACGACGCCGCCGGCGAGGCCTTCGACAAGGCGGCCAAGTCCCTGAATCTCCCGTACCCGGGCGGGATCTATATCGATGTCCTCGGCCGGGACATCGAAGCCGACCACACGCTTTTTCCCAGGCCCTTTCTCGACAACCACCATCTCGATTTCAGCTTCAGCGGCCTCAAAACCGCCGTGGCCACCTACGTCGCCGCCCACGGCGAGCTGCGCCTGCCCGTGATGCCGTCCCCGGGCGGGGCCATCGACCCAAACGTCTGGCCCATGCCCATGCGGCGTGTCTGTGCCGCGCTCAATTTCGCCATCGCGGATACGCTTCGCGTCAAGATGGAGCGGGCGCTGGACTCCCGGGACACCGGGCCGGTACGCGCGCTTCTGGCCGCCGGCGGCGTGGCCGCCAACAGCCGCATCCGGGAAATGCTCACGGATCTGGCGGCGCGCCGGGGGCTGCCTCTTTTCCTCCCCCGGCGGGAGCTTTGCGCCGACAACGCCACCATGATAGCGGCCACGGGCTGCCTGCTCGGGCGGGCCGGCCTGACCCATGGCCTCGATTGCGACGCCGTGCCCCGCGGCCGGCGGGTGCCCTGGGATTACCGGGAGGGGCCTCCCCTTGGGCGGGCATCGGTTGACAGGCGGCCCGCGCCGCAATAG
- a CDS encoding Mrp/NBP35 family ATP-binding protein, with protein MAQGSSCRSCSGKPEAPGRDATREGRIGETLARIRYKIFVMSGKGGVGKSSVAVNVACSLADEGARVGLLDVDLHGPNVTRMLGISGAMEARGAAAIAPKRLGDNLLVVSMQSLLTDPDQAVLWRGPMKTTAIRQFIADVDWGELDYLVIDSPPGTGDEHLAVLKTVRDALCVLVTTPQEISLDDVRKTVNFLQYANANILGVVENMSGLVCPYCHKEIELFKKGGGETLARAYGLEFLGAVPLDPATVVAGDLGRPVVRLEEDFPAKRAFVALARSIAAACHSSLEAAASPCT; from the coding sequence ATGGCGCAAGGAAGTTCCTGCCGGTCCTGTTCCGGCAAGCCCGAAGCCCCGGGACGGGACGCCACCCGCGAGGGACGCATCGGCGAGACCCTGGCCAGAATCCGCTACAAGATTTTCGTCATGAGCGGCAAGGGCGGGGTGGGCAAGAGTTCGGTGGCCGTCAACGTGGCCTGCTCCCTGGCCGACGAAGGCGCCAGGGTGGGGCTTTTGGACGTGGACCTCCACGGCCCCAACGTCACCCGCATGCTGGGCATTTCCGGAGCCATGGAAGCCCGGGGCGCGGCGGCCATCGCCCCCAAGCGCCTGGGCGACAATCTGCTCGTGGTCTCCATGCAGTCCCTGCTGACGGACCCGGACCAGGCGGTGCTGTGGCGCGGCCCCATGAAGACCACGGCCATTCGCCAGTTCATCGCCGACGTCGACTGGGGCGAACTCGACTACCTGGTCATCGACTCCCCGCCCGGGACCGGCGACGAGCATCTGGCAGTGCTCAAAACCGTGCGCGACGCCCTGTGCGTGCTGGTGACCACGCCCCAGGAAATCTCCCTGGACGACGTGCGCAAGACCGTCAATTTTCTCCAGTACGCCAACGCCAACATTCTGGGCGTGGTGGAAAATATGAGTGGGCTCGTGTGCCCGTATTGCCACAAGGAAATCGAGCTCTTCAAAAAAGGCGGCGGCGAGACCCTGGCCCGGGCCTACGGCCTGGAGTTTCTCGGGGCCGTGCCGCTTGATCCGGCCACGGTGGTGGCCGGGGACCTGGGGCGGCCGGTGGTGCGCCTGGAAGAGGACTTCCCGGCCAAGCGGGCCTTTGTCGCCCTGGCCCGGTCCATTGCCGCCGCCTGCCACTCGAGTCTCGAAGCCGCCGCGTCGCCCTGTACCTGA
- the fbp gene encoding class 1 fructose-bisphosphatase, with translation MPQVTVTEHLLLHQKESPMASGRFTRLLNELILAAKIISREVRKAGLVDVLGFTGEINVQGEQVQKLDEYANKVLIHRMERSGVLCAIASEENADLVRIPDQFPKGDYFLIFDPLDGSSNIDANVNVGTIFSIYRTKSECGGDKLCDLLQRGSEQVAAGYFLYGTSTMMVYTTGRGVNGFTLDPSVGEFLLSHPDIKIPETGRVYSVNEAYWDYWDEPTKEIVRYFKGSDNLRGQPYAGRYIGSLVADFHRNLLYGGVFLYPADHRDPKKPKGKLRLLCEASPLSFVCEQAGGLGSDGVRDILSIDPEELHQRVPLFIGSKNDVAKVVEIYAKARQS, from the coding sequence ATGCCCCAAGTTACCGTGACCGAACATCTGCTGTTGCACCAGAAGGAATCCCCCATGGCCTCCGGCCGGTTCACCCGGCTTTTAAACGAGCTCATTTTGGCGGCCAAGATCATTTCCCGGGAAGTCCGCAAAGCCGGCTTGGTCGATGTTTTGGGATTTACGGGCGAGATCAACGTCCAGGGTGAGCAGGTCCAGAAGCTCGACGAATACGCCAACAAGGTGCTCATCCACCGCATGGAGCGTTCCGGCGTGCTGTGCGCCATCGCCTCCGAGGAAAACGCCGATTTGGTCCGCATTCCGGATCAGTTTCCCAAGGGCGATTACTTCCTCATCTTCGACCCGCTCGACGGTTCGTCGAACATCGACGCCAACGTCAATGTGGGCACCATCTTTTCCATCTACCGCACCAAGAGCGAATGCGGCGGCGACAAGCTGTGCGACCTGCTCCAGCGCGGTTCCGAACAGGTGGCCGCCGGCTATTTCCTGTACGGCACCTCCACCATGATGGTGTACACCACCGGTCGGGGCGTCAACGGCTTCACCCTGGACCCGAGTGTGGGCGAATTTCTGCTGTCCCATCCCGACATCAAGATTCCGGAAACCGGCCGGGTCTATTCGGTCAACGAGGCCTACTGGGACTACTGGGACGAACCGACCAAGGAGATCGTCCGCTACTTCAAGGGATCGGACAACCTGCGCGGCCAGCCCTACGCCGGGCGTTACATCGGGTCGCTGGTGGCCGACTTCCACCGCAACCTGCTTTACGGCGGCGTTTTCCTCTATCCGGCCGACCATCGCGATCCCAAAAAGCCCAAGGGCAAGCTGCGGCTTTTGTGCGAAGCCTCGCCGCTTTCATTTGTGTGCGAACAGGCTGGCGGCCTGGGCAGCGACGGCGTGCGTGACATCCTGTCCATCGACCCCGAGGAATTGCACCAGCGGGTGCCGCTTTTCATCGGCAGCAAAAACGACGTGGCCAAGGTGGTGGAAATATACGCCAAGGCGCGCCAGTCGTAA
- the trxA gene encoding thioredoxin — translation MAIQLSDANFEAEALQCDLPVLVDFWAPWCGPCRAMGPVIDELANEYTGQVKVAKMNVDENPSTPSKYGIRAIPTLILFKGGEVVEQITGAVSKSSIKEMLTQKAL, via the coding sequence ATGGCCATTCAACTTAGCGACGCGAATTTTGAGGCCGAAGCCCTGCAGTGCGATCTGCCGGTCCTGGTGGATTTCTGGGCTCCGTGGTGCGGGCCGTGCCGGGCCATGGGTCCCGTCATCGACGAACTGGCCAACGAGTACACCGGCCAGGTCAAGGTGGCCAAGATGAACGTGGACGAAAACCCGAGCACCCCCAGCAAGTACGGCATCCGCGCCATCCCCACCCTGATCCTTTTCAAGGGCGGCGAAGTGGTCGAGCAGATCACCGGCGCCGTGTCCAAAAGCAGCATCAAGGAAATGCTCACCCAAAAGGCTTTGTAG
- a CDS encoding CBS domain-containing protein, with protein MLLTRDLMTEDLIALRDTDSLLAAKTTMEDARIRHLPIIDVAGAFVGLLTHRDILAASVSRLAEIDQTTEDEIYGGIPIAEVMRADVAMATPELPLRQAAEVLLTQKYGCLPVVESGKLVGIITASDFIRLSLDLMDALEASEKLDGDDLDDASDADDR; from the coding sequence ATGCTGCTCACCCGCGACCTCATGACCGAGGACCTCATTGCCCTGCGCGATACCGACAGCCTGCTTGCGGCCAAAACGACCATGGAAGATGCCCGCATCCGCCATCTTCCCATCATCGATGTCGCCGGCGCCTTCGTGGGGTTGCTCACCCACCGCGACATCCTGGCCGCCTCGGTGTCCCGGCTGGCCGAAATCGACCAGACCACCGAGGACGAAATCTACGGCGGCATCCCCATTGCCGAGGTCATGCGCGCCGACGTGGCCATGGCCACGCCGGAACTCCCCCTGCGCCAGGCGGCCGAGGTGCTCCTGACCCAGAAATACGGCTGTCTGCCGGTGGTCGAAAGCGGCAAGCTGGTCGGCATCATCACCGCCTCGGATTTCATCCGCTTAAGCCTCGACCTCATGGACGCCCTGGAAGCCAGTGAAAAATTGGATGGCGATGACCTCGATGATGCGTCCGACGCGGATGACCGGTAA
- a CDS encoding septum formation initiator family protein, producing MIWRRFLLTGLIFFNIFLLYNLIWSDNGIFAYLELKTRHQQLKERLEAINDHSLDLSQEIRWLKTDRAFTEKMARSQMNYLKGNEILYQFPKDSPAPEQQEGQRTDGQ from the coding sequence ATGATCTGGCGACGGTTCCTGCTGACGGGCCTTATCTTCTTCAATATCTTTCTGCTCTATAATCTTATATGGAGTGATAACGGTATTTTTGCCTATCTGGAACTCAAGACCCGCCATCAGCAACTCAAGGAACGCCTGGAAGCCATCAACGACCATTCCCTGGACCTCAGTCAGGAAATCCGCTGGCTCAAGACGGATCGCGCCTTTACCGAAAAGATGGCCCGATCCCAGATGAATTACCTCAAGGGAAACGAAATCCTCTACCAATTTCCCAAAGACTCCCCCGCACCCGAGCAACAGGAGGGGCAGAGGACCGATGGTCAATAA
- a CDS encoding outer membrane protein assembly factor BamD, translating into MNAMMRRFLPLTCLLLFLGGCAGLMDYYFLPPPEDTAQELYEAGRQSMSEKDYYGAIKYFIKLKDRYPFSPYTPMGTIALADAYFLTEDYGPAAETYKEFESVHPRSEEIPYVLYQIGVSNFKRSESIDMPQGNLQEALQYFYLLQQTFPDTDYGKEAAEYIRRCRKRLAEHELFVADFYWRTDQYGAAWKRYMYTVENFKDLEEVEAYAKLRAELSYLEYQKTLSEAERRKIEGSWHNWLKRWL; encoded by the coding sequence ATGAATGCGATGATGCGCCGCTTTCTGCCGTTGACCTGCCTGCTGCTGTTTCTTGGCGGTTGTGCCGGGCTCATGGACTATTATTTTCTTCCGCCGCCGGAGGATACCGCCCAGGAACTTTATGAAGCCGGGCGGCAGTCTATGTCGGAAAAGGACTACTACGGGGCCATTAAATATTTTATCAAGCTCAAGGACCGCTACCCCTTCAGCCCTTACACCCCGATGGGCACCATCGCCCTGGCCGACGCCTACTTCCTGACCGAGGATTACGGCCCGGCCGCCGAAACCTACAAGGAATTCGAATCCGTTCATCCGCGTAGCGAAGAAATTCCCTACGTCCTCTACCAGATCGGCGTCTCCAACTTCAAGCGCTCCGAATCCATCGACATGCCGCAGGGCAATCTCCAGGAAGCCTTGCAGTACTTCTACCTGCTGCAGCAGACGTTCCCGGACACCGACTACGGCAAGGAGGCGGCGGAATATATCCGGCGCTGCCGGAAGCGCCTGGCCGAGCACGAGCTGTTCGTGGCCGACTTCTACTGGCGTACCGACCAGTACGGCGCGGCCTGGAAGCGCTACATGTACACGGTGGAGAACTTCAAGGACCTGGAGGAAGTGGAGGCTTACGCCAAGCTGCGGGCCGAACTTTCCTACCTCGAATACCAGAAGACCTTAAGCGAAGCCGAGCGCCGCAAGATCGAAGGCAGCTGGCACAACTGGCTCAAGCGCTGGTTGTAA
- the pgsA gene encoding CDP-diacylglycerol--glycerol-3-phosphate 3-phosphatidyltransferase, with the protein MFNLANNLTLARIAAVPILVILLYFPGRITCLVALLFFIAASVTDIMDGMVARQRNLVTTFGKFLDPLADKLLVSSLLIMLTKLGWVEAWISVIIIGREIAVTGLRAMAIDHGVVIAADRFGKLKTILQMLALCPLVLHYPWFGFNPVPLGNILLYLAVVLTLVSGGNYFYGFGKKVIWAKDAPR; encoded by the coding sequence ATGTTCAATCTCGCCAACAACCTGACCCTCGCCCGTATCGCGGCCGTGCCTATCCTGGTGATTCTGCTGTATTTCCCAGGAAGGATCACCTGCCTTGTGGCCTTGCTCTTTTTCATCGCCGCCTCGGTGACCGACATCATGGACGGGATGGTGGCCAGGCAGCGCAACCTCGTGACCACCTTTGGCAAATTTCTCGACCCGCTGGCCGACAAGCTGCTCGTGAGCTCCCTGCTCATCATGCTGACGAAGCTCGGCTGGGTGGAAGCCTGGATTTCGGTCATCATCATCGGCCGGGAAATCGCCGTGACCGGGCTTCGGGCCATGGCCATCGACCATGGCGTGGTCATCGCTGCCGACCGGTTCGGCAAGCTCAAGACCATATTGCAGATGCTGGCGCTGTGCCCGCTGGTGCTGCATTACCCCTGGTTCGGCTTCAATCCCGTGCCGCTGGGAAATATTCTTTTGTATCTGGCCGTGGTATTGACCCTTGTATCCGGGGGCAATTACTTTTATGGATTCGGGAAAAAAGTGATCTGGGCCAAAGACGCCCCCCGGTAG
- a CDS encoding protein-L-isoaspartate(D-aspartate) O-methyltransferase: protein MNGAEPTIDLKRNRDRMVRDQIEARGVSDPEVLRAMRKVPRHLFVEEALIPQAYEDHPLPLGHGQTISQPYVVAWMTELLEVKPGLRVLEIGTGSGYQAAVLAEMGAYVFTVERVRPLQAAARKRLEGLRYLKVCFKLDDGTLGWPDAAPFDRILVTAGGPKVPEPLIEQLADPGRMVIPVGETRRSQRLHVVRKENGRVIARRLGEVTFVDLVGAHGW from the coding sequence ATGAACGGGGCGGAGCCGACAATCGATTTGAAGCGCAATCGGGACCGCATGGTCCGGGACCAGATCGAGGCCCGGGGCGTGTCCGATCCCGAAGTGCTGCGGGCCATGCGCAAGGTGCCCCGGCACTTGTTCGTGGAAGAGGCGCTCATCCCGCAAGCCTACGAGGATCATCCCCTGCCGCTCGGCCATGGCCAGACCATCTCCCAGCCCTATGTCGTCGCCTGGATGACGGAACTGCTGGAGGTGAAACCCGGACTCCGCGTGCTGGAGATCGGCACGGGCTCGGGGTATCAGGCCGCGGTCCTGGCGGAGATGGGCGCGTACGTGTTCACCGTGGAGCGGGTGCGTCCCCTCCAGGCGGCCGCCCGCAAGCGTCTGGAGGGACTGCGCTACCTCAAGGTGTGCTTCAAGCTCGACGACGGCACGTTGGGCTGGCCCGATGCGGCCCCGTTCGACCGCATCCTGGTCACGGCCGGCGGCCCCAAGGTGCCGGAGCCGCTCATCGAACAGCTCGCCGATCCGGGCCGCATGGTCATTCCCGTGGGCGAGACCAGACGCAGCCAGCGGTTGCACGTGGTGCGCAAGGAAAACGGCCGGGTCATAGCCCGAAGGCTCGGCGAGGTGACGTTCGTGGACCTGGTCGGGGCCCACGGCTGGTAG
- a CDS encoding tetratricopeptide repeat protein: MVNKIDFYREVLEIEPNSKIFFPLARKLAEQGQTDEAAAVLAKGITFHPDHLEAKFFLIELLTGLDRQGEADAVFADVGKMLSNYPSVWLLWSREAAARAKDPSLAMLFLANYFQNQTLTWSEVMERGLKSLRRSAPGAAPGHTPDEAATSEPPAAMPEPAPVAQSREAIAPKEPKESKPASSAVAPAPAEGGDEAPQLRGAREVMELAEILEPPAEVGDKGKARSGKSRDTAVRTKTMAAVLAEQGDTSGALGIYEELLRSAPSETERQDIEARMAALAPGKGGATSDAPAVTDVADDTAGKPKSAAKLVSFLEALAGRLDARAES; this comes from the coding sequence ATGGTCAATAAAATCGATTTTTACCGGGAAGTTCTGGAGATCGAACCCAATTCCAAGATCTTCTTTCCCCTGGCCCGCAAGCTGGCCGAGCAGGGCCAAACCGATGAGGCGGCGGCCGTGCTCGCCAAGGGCATCACCTTTCATCCCGATCATCTCGAGGCCAAATTTTTCCTGATCGAACTGCTTACCGGACTTGACCGGCAGGGGGAGGCGGACGCGGTCTTTGCCGACGTCGGCAAGATGCTCTCCAACTACCCCTCGGTCTGGCTGCTGTGGTCCCGCGAGGCCGCCGCCCGGGCCAAGGACCCGTCGTTGGCCATGCTTTTTCTGGCCAACTATTTTCAAAACCAGACCCTTACCTGGTCCGAGGTCATGGAGCGGGGGCTCAAGAGCCTGCGCCGCAGCGCGCCGGGGGCGGCGCCCGGGCATACCCCGGACGAAGCCGCGACTTCGGAGCCGCCGGCCGCGATGCCCGAGCCTGCGCCGGTCGCGCAGTCCCGGGAGGCCATAGCGCCCAAGGAACCCAAGGAATCCAAGCCGGCCTCGTCGGCGGTCGCGCCAGCGCCCGCCGAGGGAGGCGACGAGGCCCCGCAACTGCGCGGCGCCAGGGAAGTGATGGAACTGGCCGAGATTCTGGAACCGCCCGCGGAGGTCGGTGACAAAGGCAAGGCGCGTTCCGGCAAGAGTCGCGACACCGCCGTGCGCACCAAGACCATGGCCGCCGTGCTGGCCGAGCAGGGCGACACGTCCGGGGCGCTTGGCATTTACGAAGAGTTGCTTCGCAGCGCCCCATCCGAAACCGAACGCCAGGATATCGAGGCCCGCATGGCCGCGCTTGCGCCCGGCAAGGGGGGAGCGACGTCCGATGCCCCGGCGGTGACCGACGTCGCCGACGACACGGCCGGCAAGCCCAAAAGCGCCGCCAAGCTCGTCAGTTTTCTGGAGGCCCTGGCCGGACGCCTGGACGCCCGGGCCGAAAGCTGA
- the trxB gene encoding thioredoxin-disulfide reductase, translated as MKRYDAVVIGGGPAGMTAALYLARSDVSVAMVEKLAPGGQMLMTHLIENYPGFPDGIEGWKLADLMAAHLGHYAVDRVGDEVRSIESVDGVHRITVGDETIEATAVVLCTGARYKRVGIPGEKEFVGKGVSYCALCDGNFFRGQTVAVIGGGNSALEESLYLSRLVKKLYLIHRRDDFRGQKCYQDRCTVSPVIEILRSTIVCSIMGGESVTGIEVRNVKDGNCHVIPVDGVFVFVGFEPQGDFYPEGLARDDKGFIATDAEMRTNIEGIFAAGDIRSKSCRQVATAVGDGANAAHAAYAYISSRFSQG; from the coding sequence ATGAAACGTTATGACGCCGTGGTGATCGGGGGCGGTCCGGCCGGTATGACGGCCGCCCTGTATCTGGCCCGTTCCGACGTATCCGTGGCCATGGTGGAGAAGCTGGCCCCGGGCGGTCAGATGCTCATGACGCATCTGATCGAGAATTATCCCGGCTTTCCGGACGGCATCGAGGGCTGGAAGCTGGCCGACCTCATGGCCGCCCATCTCGGCCATTACGCCGTGGACCGCGTCGGCGACGAGGTCCGATCCATCGAATCGGTCGACGGCGTCCACCGCATCACGGTCGGCGACGAGACCATCGAGGCCACGGCCGTGGTCCTTTGCACCGGCGCCCGCTACAAACGGGTGGGCATCCCCGGGGAAAAGGAATTCGTGGGCAAGGGCGTGTCCTACTGCGCCCTTTGCGACGGGAACTTCTTCCGGGGCCAGACCGTGGCCGTCATCGGCGGCGGCAATTCGGCCCTTGAGGAATCCCTTTACCTGTCCCGGCTGGTTAAAAAGCTCTACCTCATCCACCGGCGCGACGATTTCCGGGGGCAGAAATGCTACCAGGACCGCTGCACGGTGAGTCCCGTCATCGAAATCCTGCGCTCGACCATTGTGTGCTCCATTATGGGCGGGGAGAGCGTGACCGGCATCGAGGTGCGTAACGTCAAGGATGGCAACTGCCACGTCATCCCGGTTGACGGCGTGTTTGTCTTCGTCGGCTTCGAGCCCCAGGGGGACTTCTATCCCGAGGGACTTGCCCGCGACGACAAGGGATTCATTGCGACCGACGCGGAAATGCGCACCAATATCGAGGGCATTTTCGCCGCCGGCGACATCCGATCCAAATCCTGCAGGCAGGTGGCCACGGCCGTCGGCGATGGCGCCAACGCCGCCCATGCCGCCTACGCCTACATCAGTTCGCGCTTCTCGCAAGGCTGA
- a CDS encoding cytochrome c3 family protein, whose translation MRSKVMFSMLVLFVFTLALASAAYSEGGKFSAIVDAKSTVCYPLELTFKRPAGVLKTSFAPVTFSHGQHGNIPCVTCHHMWDGKSKIEGCATEGCHDNLKERQDPMSYFRAFHDKNAANSCLGCHMKTNIARKEKGEKPLSVSPCSNNGCHHVAQK comes from the coding sequence ATGCGTTCCAAGGTCATGTTTTCCATGTTGGTCCTTTTCGTGTTCACCCTGGCGCTGGCCTCGGCGGCCTACAGCGAGGGCGGCAAATTCAGTGCGATCGTCGATGCCAAGTCCACTGTCTGCTATCCCCTGGAATTGACCTTCAAGCGCCCGGCCGGGGTGCTGAAGACCAGCTTTGCGCCCGTCACTTTTTCCCACGGCCAGCACGGCAATATTCCCTGCGTCACCTGCCACCACATGTGGGACGGCAAGAGCAAGATCGAAGGCTGCGCCACCGAGGGTTGCCACGACAACCTCAAGGAACGTCAGGACCCCATGTCCTACTTCCGGGCCTTCCACGACAAGAACGCCGCCAACAGCTGCCTCGGCTGCCACATGAAGACCAACATCGCCCGCAAGGAAAAGGGTGAAAAGCCCCTTTCCGTGTCCCCCTGTTCCAACAACGGCTGCCACCACGTCGCCCAGAAGTAA